The Gadus morhua chromosome 10, gadMor3.0, whole genome shotgun sequence genome segment AATATGGAGTCTCCAGGAGAATTGTTCTCAGTAAGATAGAAAGTATAGGGACTTAGAAGAAACTGGGGGCTGTTGTCGTTCACATCTGATATAGCGATCTGGATAGTCTTTTCAGATGACAAGGATGGCTCACCTGCGTCTTTAGCAATGATTGTAACATCGTATTGAGATTGTTTCTCTCGATCTAGAGTTGTTTTGGTTACTACGGAGAACATGTTATTCTGTACTGATGGAGTCAGTGTAAACGGAACATCTTGGTTAATAAAACATAGCACCTTTCCGTTGATACCGGAGTCTGAGTCCTTTACTGTAATGACAGCCACTGTTGTCCCTGACTTAGAATCTTCTGGAAGGGCTTTGGAATATGACATTACTTCTATCTTGGGTGCATTGTCGTTCATGTCAATTATTTCAATAATCACACTTTTATCCATTGTTAATGGAAATGCCCCTTTGTCTGATGCCTGGATGTCAATCTCATATCTGTTACTCTCCTCAAAATCGATGATTCCTGAAATTTTCAATTCCCCTGTTATTGCATTTAGATCAAAATATTCCCCCACTTTTCCATGCACATCATCACTAAATGAATAAACAACTTCGCCATTAGTACCATGATCCAGGTCAGTTGCATTAACTTGTATGATAGTAGTGCCTATAGCAGTGTTTTCCTGCAGCTGCACAGAGTAAGAGTCCTTCGTGAAGACGGGATGATTATCATTGACATCAACTACTAGTACTGTTATTTTCATTTCTCCGGACTTCGGAGGTTTACCTCCATCGATAGCAGTCAGAAGTAAATTATGGGTTTTAACTGATTCTCTATCGAGTATCTTTTGGAGGATTAAAAATGGAGTCTTCCTATCTACACCACGATCTTTAACCTCCAACCGAAAATGTTCATTAGGACTTAATTTATACTGCTGAACAGATAATAAGCCACTGTCCCCGTCGTGCGCGGCGTGTATTTGAAATCGTGCTCCTGGTAACACAGATTCCAAAACCTCGATTTTTTTATCCTTTTCGGGGAAGATTGGCGCGTTGTCGTTCTTGTCCAACACTTCTACCGCAACATAATGTACCTCTAATGGGTTCTCCAGAACAGTTTTCAGTTCTATTACGCAGGCTTTGCTTCTCTCGCATACCTCCTCCCGGTCTATTTTCCTGTTCACATACAAAATGCCATCGTCTTGATTAACCTGGAAAAGAGGCTCCGTCGAGCCGTGGACAATACGATAGCCTCTGTTACTCAACGTGCTCTTGTCAAGTCCTAAATCCTTAGCGATGTGTCCAACAACAGTCCCTTCTTTAACCTCCTCAGCGATGGAATATCGTATCTGAGCGAATGAAACGCTTCTAAAGGCAACCATAGCGAAAAAACAGGAAAGCCACAGCCATCGCTCCCTCCACGTCCGCCGTCCTCTTTGTTCCATTGCGAGTGAAATGTAGATGACAACTTCAATCTAAAATATATATTCCACAAACAGGATTTCCTCTGCCACCA includes the following:
- the LOC115552445 gene encoding protocadherin alpha-3 isoform X29, whose translation is MEQRGRRTWRERWLWLSCFFAMVAFRSVSFAQIRYSIAEEVKEGTVVGHIAKDLGLDKSTLSNRGYRIVHGSTEPLFQVNQDDGILYVNRKIDREEVCERSKACVIELKTVLENPLEVHYVAVEVLDKNDNAPIFPEKDKKIEVLESVLPGARFQIHAAHDGDSGLLSVQQYKLSPNEHFRLEVKDRGVDRKTPFLILQKILDRESVKTHNLLLTAIDGGKPPKSGEMKITVLVVDVNDNHPVFTKDSYSVQLQENTAIGTTIIQVNATDLDHGTNGEVVYSFSDDVHGKVGEYFDLNAITGELKISGIIDFEESNRYEIDIQASDKGAFPLTMDKSVIIEIIDMNDNAPKIEVMSYSKALPEDSKSGTTVAVITVKDSDSGINGKVLCFINQDVPFTLTPSVQNNMFSVVTKTTLDREKQSQYDVTIIAKDAGEPSLSSEKTIQIAISDVNDNSPQFLLSPYTFYLTENNSPGDSILKVQATDQDEGDNALISYHILRGGDNLLSSLLNINPVNGDISSLKSFDFEKLKTFIFHVVATDSGSPSLSSNVSVNVFLLDQNDNPPVILHPVSSNGSAEGVEEVPRNVPAGHLVTKVRAYDADIGYNGWMLFSLQEVSDHSLFGLDRYTGRIRTLRSFTETDEAQHKLVILVKDNGNVSLSATATVVVKLVEPKEAISASDVKSAAADIGDSGVTFYLMITLASVSTLFLISIIVLIAMQCSKTTDVASKYLPETNYDGTLCHSIQYRSGEKRYMLVGPRMSIGSTIVPGSNGNTLVVPDRRSTSAEPQTTPNPIEMNTWSYRGRPT